The genome window CGAGTGGGATAATCGCGAGCgctctccctctcctccaaagGATGACCCGCCTGCGGACCTTCGTGATATTCAACGTGCTCGCGTGGGACGTACCAATTTCGCACAAGTTTGCTTCTATCCTGGATTCGACGAAGCCATTTCTGGGTGCTATGCTCGAGTAAATATCGGACCGAACAGAGATACTGGTATCAACGAATATCGTCTCTGCTTGATCAAGAGTATGTCGCCGGGTTGCCTCGATTCTAACTGCACCACCTATAGAACTCTCTTACTGACCCATCCCAGGATTCACAGAAGGACGTCCTTACGCCATGGAAAGCCCGAACGGTCGGTCGTTTGTGACAAACCAGTACGCTGTGTTGGCGCATGGGAAAGCAGAGCGCGAATTCCCATTCATAGCTTGCTCTGATTCACCATTTACCGAGGTAACTATCATTTTCTTACCGCTGCAGCCCTCATTATTATACTAACGCCTCTCAGGCTGAATTCAATCGCTACCGTCAGACCATGGCAGTTGAAGATTGCAAGATGGCCACGAAGTCAATGCTCGCTAAGAAAGTAGCAGACATTAACCGTTTAATCAACCACCAGTTtaccaaggaggagctgaatGAGAAGTTGCGCAAACAAGGTTCACTGGATAACAAGATGCGCACCTTTAAACGCCTTGAAACCGAGAAGCAGTTGAAGTTGGCTCGAGCTGCTGgtgacgatgaggaggtgTCCCGCTTGGAGAAGGAGTTGGCGGAACTGATGGGACCAAAGCTCGCTTTCAGCACCCAACCTTCGAAACCTCGCAAGGAGAAGTCGGATTATGAGCGCCTCGCTGAGTTGAACCTGCGCAACCAGAAACTGAACACCGAAAGTGTGCGTCGTGCCCAGCTCGAGGAGAGAAAGGCGAGTCGgaaagcagctgcagcagtTGCTCGTGGTGAAGCTCAAGCCAATCCATTCATGCGTGTTCGCACCCTCGCCAAGACCCACTACGATGCCAACGGAAACAGCCTGATACCGGACTCACTGTCCAGCCGCGGCGGAACTCCTGCTACAGGATCTGAGACGCCATCTAAGCCCAGTACGCCTAAGCCTGCCGTCACTACACAAAAGAAGCAATCGAAGGGTGGCATTGGGTCGATCCGTCATCGCAATATGGACGACGAGAATATTGCGGCCCTGGACCTGGAGTTGGATATTGAAATCTGATTGTGACATCATCTAATCATCGTTGCATAATTTTCCATGCTGGAAGAGCATGATGAGCGCGCAGATCAAGGCTTGACAATATCCCCTGAGGATGACTTATGGAAAGGACTTTGAACCGGACATGACTTTTTGATTGAACATAGGCGGGTGTTACATCAGATCAGCGTCGGATTCTGTATTTTTGTCACTACGGGCGGGCTTTAAACATCGGCGTCATACCACACCTAGCATGGGAATTTGTATTTATCACTGATAAGATAAACCATTGAACATTACTAAGGTATTATTTCCTGTCGGCTACCATCTGGCAAGCCTTTCAGTTGGGACAGCAAACGTATCTTATCTTATCTACGGTCACGTGTAGATAACAGGGACGTGCTCCACGCGCTTGGACGCGCCTCGCGTCGTCGTACAAGCAGAATGGGACCATTTCCGCCCTGGGTTCGTATTATCGCTTGACACCCTGCACCGTCCTACTTCAATGCGGAGGGACTATCACGGGCTTCGCTGAATATACTAATGATCAATTGACATATCTGTTATGCACCTTATACTCTGATTGCACCAACTACACCATGTCAACCCCCTCCACACCGCGGACGGCGCGCTCAGCGTCGGAGAGTGGCACCCCCATCCTTACACCAGGAAGAAAGATCAGGGCCATCCTGGCCGCTTTCGATAGCGATTCAGAGTCAGACAATGCCAACAACAAACAGCGAACGATACAGAAGCCAGTTGAAACCATGAATGATGTGGAAAgcgaagacgacgatgacgacgacatTGTGAAGCCTAAGGGCCGGCTAGCGGCTCGTATGCAAGCGCATGATCAGACAAGCGCTAGCCCACCAGTGACGGAACGAACGGCATTCGACCGTGTTTCGAAGTTCTTACGAGCCGAAAGAGAGCAGTCCAAGGAAGGCGAGCAAGCGCGTCTTgaatctgcttctgcttcggaggacgaggatgaccTTCCTAAGGCTGGTCCTAGGAGGAGGCGCAATGTAAGAAAGACACCGGAGCCAGGTGAGAACAACACGCCTGCCTCGTCGTCTCGCGCTCGGtccttttcccctcttttcATGTCCTCCCCCGCGCCGCAGCGCAATAAGGCACTTTCAGACGACGAGGCgaatgatgacgatgaagaggatttgAAGGCCGACCCCCGTGTTCGCGCGCTCATTATGCAGAAGCGGAAGGAGcgcgaagaaaaggaaaggcTCGAAGCGGAGAAGCAGACCGCGCGGCTGGCTCAGAGGGATCAGTCCAGCTCGGAAATCGCTTCGGTCGAAGATagtgatgaggaagaagctggacgGAAGCTAACACAGCAGCGGCCCGCTGCTCGTAAGGCTAGCAAAAAAGCTTTGGAGGAGATGAACCGCGAAACGCAGAGAATCAGCAGGAACATGCAGCTGGCCCATCAGGCgcgaacaaagaaaaagatcaCCAAGGAGAGCTTCTTTGCGCGATTCAATTTCGTGCAACAGGAGGAGTCGAATGTCGCAGGTCATACTGAGGAGAACTCGTCCACAACGGCTGGGTCTCAGCAATCGTCGGATAATGAGGCCCAGAAAGCTAAGGAGACGCCACAGACCTCACCTGTTCTTGGGCCATCAGATAAGCTCAAACCCGACGAGGCTGTGGATGAAAGTAACAAGGAAGGTGGTGCCGATCTCGGGGTGGAAGACTTCCCAACGGTAGATGAGATGTTGTCTAGATCACAGGATCAACATCAGCAAGTTACTGTTGGACGTGTGGAAGTGGAGGAGAACGAAAGCAAGAAACCGCTCGAGCCAACAAAGCCCGAACGAAGAGCTCTGACCAAGCCTCCCATCCGCGTGCGAGTGTCCCGACAGTCCATCGCTCAGAAACAACTGGAGGATTCTGACGACGACCTGGAGGTTGTTACTGACCCCGCCAAATGCAGGCGTATCGCGGCGTTCGAAAACCTCccggcgaagaagatgcaggaATCAGCATCTATGCTCAAGCTGAAGGCATTGGCTCATCTTACTTCACCTACTCGACGGAGTAAGACTATGAACACAGCAGAACTCTCGGCCATGCTATTACTCCAGGCGAGGCAGCAAGCCGCCAAAGAAAGACAGGAGAGGATACAAGAACTACGGGCCAAGGGAGTAATCGTTGAGACCGCCGAAGAGCGCGCTGCTATGGAAGATGAGCTTGAAAATCTTGTCGAAAAGGCACGCCAAGAAGCCGACGCGAttgccaagaaggagagaggGTCTAAAACCAAAAAATTGGAGGATGTAGATGACgtggacgacgaggaagatgaagacttcGAGCTCTCCGGCTCCGATCAAGAAGGCTACGGCGATGGCGAgggagacgaggaagatgaagccgaggaagatgatgaagagaacGAGCAGGGATTTGTTGACTCGGAGGctggtgaggatgaggagtctGAGGACGAGCAGACCGAAGTCATGTCAGCAGACGAGTCGGAAGTGCCCGCTGTGCGACGCAAGCGACCAACTCGAGTAAtcagcgacgatgaggacgaagatgaaaGACAGGCACCTAAAACACCAGCCAAACCGACTCCCTCAACAGTAAACTCTGTTGAACGGCCTCAGTTCCCTGGCATGACCTCTGACGGACTGACAATGAGCCTCACGCAAGCCTTTGCTGGTACACTTGGGGCCAGTCAACCAGTTACCCAGGAAGGTTCGCCGGCTATTCCGGACTCTTTGCCTGATCCTGCACAAATCACCCACGATCGCCGAGATTCGGAGTCacaaatcatcatcaaggataGCCAGGAGCAGCGCGTCGAATCGACAGACATACTGGCAGGTTATACACCACCCGAGAGCCGAGTCTCCGAGTCACCAGCGCCAAGAGCCATGTCGCAGTACTCCCAAATCCCTGACCCTACGCAGGACGCCGGCTTTGTTCTCTCGCCCTTTGATCCGTCGAAGAGATTCCTAGGGACCCCCCATTCGACTATCGAAACCGTGCTTGTGGGACAAAATGAATCCCGGAACACCACGCCTGTTCCTGACGGGAAATCGAAGCATCTTCGGCGTGGGCGAGCAGCAAACCTATCCATGAttgaagagcaagaagaggaaggatTCGAGATTGATGCCAGTGCTTTTGATGTTATGAAAAAGgcagcgaagacgaagacgcaTGTTCCATTTGACCCAAAGACTAGCAAGGCTAAGGAAATGGTGGAAGATGCCGCCGAAGAATCCGATGACGAATATGCCGGTCTTGGAGGCGCTAGCGACGAGagtgaagacgaggaagatgccTACGATCGACAGATGATCAATGACAATAGTGGAGAGACAGTAGACGAGAAGCAGCTGGCTGCTCTGAATGCGTGCGTTCCCCGCGTCAACTGTCCGAAGATGTTCGCGAACTGACCCAGTTACAGGCTCCACCAGAGAAACGCGGATGAAAAGCAGGTCGCCAAACTGTTGAAAGATATCACAACTGGTGCCCTGCGCCGCCGGAGGCACGCAGACGATGAATTCGATCTAGATGATTCAGACGATGAGCTGCTTGCACGTCGGCGGCAAAAGCAAAGGGAGTTTGCGCGAATGCGAAAAGCTCTCCTTGCCGATGAAAAGATCGGCGAGATCGCTGAGAACCCTAAGAAagcggccttcttcaaggcgatTGAAGATCGCGACTCGGATGACGATACAGGTCTCGATTTCTTggacggcgaggaagatCCCGGCTCCCAGCAGGTCTCGTCTCAAGGTGTCTCATCAGACGCACCACAGCAACACTCAGCTGCCGAAGAGAgcaaaaagaggaaaaggccTCTCGAACCCTCTGCAGAGGACATCAACAACCGTCCCCCGCCTCATTTACGTCGCAAGCCAGCGAGCGTTATATCCAAGAAGCCTGCGACTCTCGCCGAGATTCGGGAAACCGTCTCTTTCTTGACCGAGACGCCCGAGTATGACTCCTTCCACGAAGATGCGTCAATAGACGATGTGGATGAGGCAcaggacgacgatgaagatgacagcGGCTCAGCACAAGAGCAGCCAAAGGAAACCTTCGCTGTCCCCCGCCATCCACGCCGCACAAGAGGTCCAGTTGTTGACCGTCTTGCACTGCTCCGGCAAGCATCATCCAATTCTGCCACGtccgcttcttccagcaaccGTCTAGCGTTCTTCGCTGGTGGAGGCAACGACTTGTCCTTCCGCCCTCCTCCCTTGCTGCGCAAGACTACAACAAGCTCGTCCTCTGGTTCTACGTCGTCCAAGTCTGACTCATCAAAGCGAGTCACCAAACCCGCTGCTGGAGCGTCTGTCGCCAAGAAAGGCGCAGTCAATTACTACACTGCCGCAAGAGAGAGGGAGCGCGAACGTGAGATTCGGGCCAAAAACCGCTCCGGCGGTTCCAACATTACAGCTCTGTTGAACAAGTATGCCAGCAACCGGCTGGGTTCTCTGGGAGGAACAGGCCAATGGGAATGATGGTAGATTGTACTTGACACTACGGCGTATTGGGTTGAGTTTGTCCTGGTGTTTCATTGGCGAGGTCATGGGTTGGCGTCTTGAATGAGCATGTTATCATAGGCTTTGATAAGAGTTTCGCCATTATCTTTAAgtacctactccgtattccCAACAATTCAGGTCATCTTTCATTGGTCGTTGACCGAATGACATCGCTTCCCGTTATCTCCAACGGTGCCTGATGATGACTCAGGCAGAACCATGGTTGACTCACCCACACCGGATAAACTCTCGGTCCGGACCACCCATTTTATGATCGGCGTCGGGAACAAAAAAAGGCACGCTTTGCCCCTCAGCAGCGGCGTTTCTTATCTCTGTTGATCTGATCTTCACCACATTGGAATATCAGATTCTTGCCAACCATGGCATCAACAGGAGAAACTACTCTTCCCGAGCGACCAAAGGAGGCAGCTGCTCCTGCAGAGCAGAGCCCTGCCCCCGCAGGTGAAAAGCCCTCTGAAGAGAAGTCCGCCAAAGCACCCAAGCCGAAAGCTCCCAAGCAGAAGGCACCCAAGAACCCCGACGGCAAAAACAATAACAAcaatggcaagaagggaGGCGGCAAGCCTAAGGCCGCCAACGCCAAAGAGGCCGCAACTGATCTGCGCTCTGTCGACCCCGACGCCATGTTCAAGGTCGGCTTCCTCGCAGATGTATACCAGGAACGGCCCATCTCCGAGAAACACCCCAAGATCCGGACTCGGTTCCCTCCCGAGCCCAACGGCTTCCTGCACATCGGTCACAGCAAGGCAATTGCGGTCAATTTCGGGTTCGCGAAGTACCATGGCGGCGAATGCATCCTGCGCTTCGATGACACGAACCCCgagggtgaggaggagatatACTATCGCGGTATTGAGGATATTGTGAGCTGGTTGGGATACAAGCCTGTCCGGGTCACTAATGCTAGTGACAACTTCGACCGACTGTATGAGCTTGCGAAGGAGCTTATCCGACGAGATGGTGCCTATGTGTGCCACTGCACCAAGGCGGAGATCAAGGCCCAGCGTGGCGAGGCGGATGGTGCGCGGGGCAAAGCGAGGTATGCGTGCCCTCACCGATCGCGACCTATTGAGGAGTCGCTGCAGGAGTTTGAAGCTATGAAGGAGGGCAAGTACAAGGCGGGAGAGGCTGCGCTGCGTATGAAGATGGATTTGGACGATCCGAACCCTCAGATGTGGGATATCTTCGCGTGGCGTATTCTGGACGTCGACCAGAAGGGCCACTTCCGCACTGGTGGCCAGTGGAAGATGTATCCTACGTACGACTTTGCGCACCCTCTCTGTGACAGCATCGAGGAGATTACACACTCCCTTTGCACGGTTGAGTTCGAGATGTCGCGCCAGTCTTATGAGTGGCTCAACGACAAGCTGGATGTTTACCGGCCGATGCAGCGTGAGTACGGTCGCCTGAATCTCACAGGGACTGTGCTATCGAAGCGTAAGATTATTGAGCTGGTCAAGAAGGGTTATGTGCGGGGATGGGACGATCCTCGCCTCTACACGCTGATTGCCATCCGCAGACGCGGTATACCTCCTGGCGCTATTCTCTCCTTCGTCAACAACCTCGGTGTCACCAAGGCTACTGCCATCGTCCAGACGGCCAAGCTTGACCAGATTGTCCGTCAGTACCTGGAGACTACCGTGCCACGTCTGATGGTTGTTCTCGAGCCCCTCAAGGTTGTCATCTCAAACCTGCCCGACGGCTatgaggagatggtggaggTCCCCTTCTCCAAGGACCCTGCTTTCGGCTCCCATCTCGTGCCTTTCACCAAGAATGTCTACATTGAGCGCAGTGACTTCCGCGAAGAGGACTCGCCCGACTACTTCCGTCTTGCTCCTGGAAAGACCGTTGGTCTTCTGAAGGTGCCTTTCCCGATCACCGCCACCGCGTTTGACAAGGACCCTCAGACCGGCGCGGTTACCTGCGTCTACGCACATTACGAGAAGCCCGAAGAAGGCTCTGACGGCCCTGCCAAGAAGGCGAAAACGTATATCCACTGGGTTGGCGAGTCGGCCGCCCACAAGAGCCCCGTCAAGGCCGAAGTTCGCGCGTTCAACTCTCTCTTCAAGTCCAACGACCCCAGCGCCCATCCTGACGGATTCCTGGCCGATATCAACCCCGATTCCGAGGAGATCTATGAGGGCGCCTATATCGACATTGGATTCCACGATGTCTCCAAGTCGGCTCCCTGGCCCAAGACGAGTGGTGAGACCGGGGGCGAAGTGAACCCCTATTCCATTCGATTCCAGGGTATGCGGACCGCATACTTCTGTGTGGATACGGATTCGACGGCGGACAATGTGGTCTTGAATCGCATCGTCACTTTGAAGGATACTCAGGGTAAAACCTGAACACATagggttttttttttttttttttttttttttctaaaTGAGAAAATGTCTGCTTACATGTGTGTACCGTTTGGTATCTCTCGGTGTTTGCGTGCATATCTTTCAGTATGATTAATGTGGTACATGTGGTCATGAGCATAAGGAGCTTTGTCATGTTAGAGGCGAATCTGTTGGGGTATTCTGCACTTATCTGAAGGAATGGCATTTAGCATAGATCCTCACTTGCTTTGGGTAGTCCCGATTCTCGACATCGGGTTCATCTGTACGCTTCGAGCTCTGGAATCAACTCCATAAGCGAATGGATGGTCTTGGTACCTTGCGTGGGATGAACAGGGCCCCGAGGAAGATAGTACCCATCCCATCCCGCATTCAAGGCAGCCCGATAGTCTTTGTCCAAATCATCACCAACATGGACACAGACCCAGTTGTCCCCCGACTCGCCGTCGTCCCCAAGCAACCGCCGAGCCTGCCTCCTCGCCACGTCGAAGATAACCCGGCTCGGCTTCTCCTCTCCCGCCTCGTAGCTGGTAATCACcagatcaacatcatccactTGATCTACCGTAGTCGACGCATTCGTCCGGTTGGCATCTCTCTCCTCAAACCCAGGCAACCGCAGACTCTCCACCCCCTGATCGGCCCGCACATCGCCAACGCTCACCCCCAACGCCCGCAGCACCGCGGGAACCCGATCATCCGAGTTCGAAATCACACCTACAAGCACGCGCTCAAACGGCCCAAGCCCCCGCCGCCGGCTCTTAACCGCCCTCACCACCGCCAGAAATGGCGCCACATCTTCGAAAAGCGCATACCCCTCGCTACCCGCAAAGCGATCCAGCAGATGCGACACCAGCGCATCTGGCACGGCGACGTccgcgccgccgccgccctGTTCCCCAGATGTCAACACCTGCGCAAAACTCCCCCGGATAACCTCCTCCCACCACTGCCGTGGGCCGCCATACCGGCCGCGCAGGACCTCCTCCCGGCCGTAGTTTGGGTGTGTCCGCGACTGTTTCTTGAAGGTTGATTGGAAGGCTGTTTTGAGGCGGTCGGGGGTGATGCTGGTTGAGCGGGGGAGGCCGAAGGCGCGCGCGGCCTCGGCGTATTGGTCTGGGACGGGGCGGCGGGGGTGGAAGACTGTGCCGAAGGCGTCGAGGGTAAGGAGGAGAGTTCGGGGTTTGCGATGGCtcatttttcttctttttggctttggcttggACTTGGTTTGGGGAAAGTgttgttgattgatttggtAATGGTGAGATAAGTTAACTAACGATAACTAGCAACTAATTACTAACTAATGCAATTCCCGGGCGAGCCGAGCCGGCGTTCGAAGCTATCCAGATCAACCAAAATCGAAGATTACCTTACTTCATTAGATCTAGCTAGTCCTGCGTGTGGGGCATCGAACTCTCGTATGTCCAATAATAAAACAATTCGAACACCTTGGTGGTGCGCGTTTTGGTGGTTCTAGAGGTAAAGGGGCAGAATCCATGGATGAACCCCCATCTTGCGTATTGCTTGCCTGGATGAGATCCCTGGCTTCCTGGACGAAGCGTCCTTCATCAGGACTAATCTGGCGTGTAGACCCCTTTGATTTCTgcctctcctcttcaaggGCTGCGCGTAGGTTATGATTTTCCTTCGCTAGGAGGGCGGCACCCTGCATAATCATCTCGCAAcccttgataatctgctGGATGGCCAATTTCGAAGTCGTCGAAGTGCTTTGAGATCGTTGTTTTAGGAGCTTCTTGACTAAGGATGCTTGCTTTTGTGATTGCCGAAGTGCATGAGGCGTTGCAAGCCTTGATTCTTCCTGCGTAGGAGATAGCCGGTGATGATTGGCGCGCTTTTCAACTCGACATTGGCATCCGTTCAGTCGGCCTCGAAGGGTAGATCGAGGCACATGGAAGATCTCTGCAGCGCGGCGGATGCTGGCCACTTCATTCTTTTGCAACGCTGATATTGCTAGTTGAATCCTTCCCTCTTGCTCCACCCATCTCCCAGAGGTTTGATGCGGTGTGGATGGCATGGTAGCTGGTTGGATGGCTTCGGTGTAAACGCGTCGACTACGCTGTTATGTTTGTTGACTAGTTATACTACAGCATGACTAAGCACATAGGGGAGATCCCATTAAGCAACTCCGATATGCTGGATCCTCAGTGACAGCAACAGATACAGTGGAGTAATACTGGTTTATTCTACGCAATCCTTCAATATAAGCTACTCAGGATGCGCGTTGAATTCGCCTGTTACTCGACACTGCGGATCGAAAGGCGTATGGCTGCTTAGTAAGGTGGTAGATCACCTGATTCTCTGTTGTATCCATTCATGGTACTCTGCACAGAGGATGATATCGGTACGAGGCCTTCTGATCACCGCAAGGGGCCAGCCAGAAGAGTTCAGCAAGTTCACAAATGTTGTCGACTGCGAGTGCTTTCATGTCAGACGActgaaggaaaagagatGGCGAAACGAGGCCAGAAGACCCCGGCGCCGTCGGCAGCTGCTGACGCGTCGTCGCCCGATTTCCGCTCGTAGCGTCTTCCCAATCTCCCGTTCGTCCTTTAAAAGGGATCATAAGACCGATTATTCGGTCATGAGCAGGTCGTGCTTTTTGGGATTCATGTTTCGAGATGATAAGTTGCGTCGTCATTTTGCTCTTGGCCAGTCTGGCAGCAGCCTTGTCCGCCGTCCAGTTCCCTGACAATGCGAATCACATATTCAACGCCATCCATTCCTCAATGAGACAATGGGGCTCGTCCCTCCATCACAATGGCATGTCGTTTTTCCTCGCATCCGTGCCTGCAGGCACCCAGCTGTATCATGGCACACACCAGCGGGATCGAGTGAATGGGACAGAATGGCTCGCCTTTGAACCCGAACACGCCATGGTCTTTGCCGCGTTCGGACCAGGTCGTGGACCTCCACCTGGCGGTCCGGACAGTCCTGGTTCTGATGATCCACACAGGCCTTCGTTCCAAAAGCTCCTGGCACAGATTGGCGAGACGGAAAAGGACAAGGACCCCGAACTTGGTGGCTGGCTGCATACGTACGTGGCTGCCAAGGACTTGCGACTTGTGTATATCGACGGAATGTCCGCTGCCAAGTCCTCGAACGGGACGCTGGACTCTCAGGATCGCATTTTGCTGCGGGATGCGCTGGATGACGGAAACGGGGACCTGATGCGCGACGAAAAGCGGCGCGCGGAGACGATTTGCCGGATGGCGAGGGAGGAATGGGAGGATCGGATTGACGGGGTGATTCGTATGGAGGCTGGGTTTGAGATCATCTTATGTGATTTCGCTCGCGATTTGGACCTGCTCCATGTGGTGCGGGTGAAACTCGACGGGATTGGCCCAGGAGCTGGGCCTGGATGCGAGCCTGGGCGGGGCAAAGAGATGGAGAAAGGGCCTGGTGGAAAGGCTGGACCGACCCGGTGGTTGAGGGCCATTGCGGCCCGGTATGATGGGATTGGGGGACGCAGGGTAGCGTTGAACTACGATCACTTTGTCACAGCATACGCCTACGGCTTGGACCTTTTCGCCTCAGCGGAGGGAGGCCGCCGACTACCCCGACTGCAACACCTGTCGTCTGCTGACCTGGATCCTCTCCGCCGGGATTTACACCGGTTGATCATGACTCATGACACGAACGAGTCTTCATTCGACTGGCAGGCCGTCACAGACATGGTGATTGAGCGGTACGCACACGAGCTGCGGTACCTGGCTTCTGGGGAGCTCTCGACCACGGAACAGCTGCATGCGGAGCTGGAAACCATCCTGAGCCCATTTATCGACTATGGCGACCGGAACAGCACGCTCGAGGTAGATCGATGCAGTGCGAAGCTCCTGTCTGCGCGCAGTCCGGCACACGGTGTAGCTGCACATGCTATCCGGTCCGTTGTTCGGGCGATCTGCTCGACCTTGCTGGAGGCGTGGGGCCAGACAGACTACAGTCTGGCAGTGAACCAAATCAACGATCTAATGGAGTATCTATCGTGGACGACCTGGAAGAGATGCAGTGGCTGTGGCGACCATGAGATCTGTGTTATTCCTATCTGGCCGATGGGTACAGTGGAGGATTACGAGCACCCGCAGTGCCGCGATGCGAATCAACCATACGGGGAGGGCTCTAGATATTGGGGACGTATCCGGCCTAGATAGGTCGTTGGACTTGAGGCTATATAGTTATGTTATGACACTGAACATACAATAATGCCGAGCGTAtacatctactccgtacatccGGCGTGATAGACTGATCGTGTTCCCGAGCAAGGAATCACAGTATATCCGAGACTCGGACTGGAT of Aspergillus fumigatus Af293 chromosome 2, whole genome shotgun sequence contains these proteins:
- a CDS encoding glutamine--tRNA ligase; the protein is MASTGETTLPERPKEAAAPAEQSPAPAGEKPSEEKSAKAPKPKAPKQKAPKNPDGKNNNNNGKKGGGKPKAANAKEAATDLRSVDPDAMFKVGFLADVYQERPISEKHPKIRTRFPPEPNGFLHIGHSKAIAVNFGFAKYHGGECILRFDDTNPEGEEEIYYRGIEDIVSWLGYKPVRVTNASDNFDRLYELAKELIRRDGAYVCHCTKAEIKAQRGEADGARGKARYACPHRSRPIEESLQEFEAMKEGKYKAGEAALRMKMDLDDPNPQMWDIFAWRILDVDQKGHFRTGGQWKMYPTYDFAHPLCDSIEEITHSLCTVEFEMSRQSYEWLNDKLDVYRPMQREYGRLNLTGTVLSKRKIIELVKKGYVRGWDDPRLYTLIAIRRRGIPPGAILSFVNNLGVTKATAIVQTAKLDQIVRQYLETTVPRLMVVLEPLKVVISNLPDGYEEMVEVPFSKDPAFGSHLVPFTKNVYIERSDFREEDSPDYFRLAPGKTVGLLKVPFPITATAFDKDPQTGAVTCVYAHYEKPEEGSDGPAKKAKTYIHWVGESAAHKSPVKAEVRAFNSLFKSNDPSAHPDGFLADINPDSEEIYEGAYIDIGFHDVSKSAPWPKTSGETGGEVNPYSIRFQGMRTAYFCVDTDSTADNVVLNRIVTLKDTQGKT
- a CDS encoding RNA polymerase-associated protein, with the protein product MADDLDAELLALAGDSSDEESSPQPKQNSESPAPSASPSSAMARKGTAKSIKRSKKSRNEDEGDEEDGEVSDAGSHHSLESASMSESDAASDSEGASEDAEEDRPIFPYEKLYYSAKDKEEIMALPEIQREQILSERAQEVDRRNQDLALRRLLASRERDEARRVKKSKRKASVADLEEGQRKSSRQKTTLGGRKVGEASEAIEAYKRQREKKGRRDELRRRDMAAGEAAPVKDEAPSDKDAEGESEVEWDNRERSPSPPKDDPPADLRDIQRARVGRTNFAQVCFYPGFDEAISGCYARVNIGPNRDTGINEYRLCLIKRFTEGRPYAMESPNGRSFVTNQYAVLAHGKAEREFPFIACSDSPFTEAEFNRYRQTMAVEDCKMATKSMLAKKVADINRLINHQFTKEELNEKLRKQGSLDNKMRTFKRLETEKQLKLARAAGDDEEVSRLEKELAELMGPKLAFSTQPSKPRKEKSDYERLAELNLRNQKLNTESVRRAQLEERKASRKAAAAVARGEAQANPFMRVRTLAKTHYDANGNSLIPDSLSSRGGTPATGSETPSKPSTPKPAVTTQKKQSKGGIGSIRHRNMDDENIAALDLELDIEI